A window of the Streptomyces finlayi genome harbors these coding sequences:
- the hmgA gene encoding homogentisate 1,2-dioxygenase, with the protein MSGIEQARKTAEGLAYSTGFGNEHSSEAIPGALPLGRNSPQRAPLGLYAEQLSGSAFTEPRAHNRRSWLYRIRPSAAHPPFVRTDNGAVRSAPFTETVPDPNRLRWDPLPDPAPGTDFLAGLWTLGGNGDATQRTGMAVHLYHADTSMTDRVFSDSDGELLIVPERGGLLIRTEFGLLRAEPGEVALIPRGVRFRVELLDATARGYVCENYGQPFVLPDLGPIGANGLANARDFRAPVAAYEDDGDAGRPVEVVNKFCGNLWSATYDHSPLDVVAWHGNHVPYVYDLHRFNVIGSISYDHPDPSIFTVLTSPSDTPGLAGVDFVVFAPRWLVGEDTFRPPYFHRNVMSEYMGLIEGAYDAKSAGKGGFVAGGGSLHNMMSAHGPDRETFDRASAAELKPQKIDDGLAFMFETRWPLTATGQAAGAGHLQHGYDDVWQGLSRNFRP; encoded by the coding sequence ATGAGCGGCATCGAGCAGGCGAGGAAGACGGCGGAGGGACTTGCGTACTCCACCGGTTTCGGCAACGAGCACAGTTCCGAGGCGATCCCGGGAGCGCTGCCGCTCGGCCGCAACTCCCCGCAGCGCGCGCCGCTCGGGCTGTACGCGGAGCAGCTGAGCGGATCGGCCTTCACCGAACCGCGCGCCCACAACCGCCGCTCCTGGCTCTACCGCATCCGCCCCTCGGCCGCCCATCCGCCGTTCGTCCGCACCGACAACGGGGCCGTGCGCTCCGCTCCCTTCACCGAGACCGTCCCCGACCCCAACCGGCTGCGCTGGGACCCGCTCCCCGACCCCGCGCCCGGCACCGACTTCCTGGCCGGCCTGTGGACCCTCGGAGGCAACGGCGACGCCACCCAGCGCACCGGCATGGCCGTGCACCTCTACCACGCCGACACCTCCATGACGGACCGCGTGTTCAGCGACTCCGACGGCGAACTGCTGATCGTTCCGGAGCGCGGCGGCCTCCTGATCCGCACCGAGTTCGGTCTGCTGCGCGCCGAGCCCGGCGAGGTGGCACTGATCCCGCGCGGCGTCCGCTTCCGCGTCGAGCTGCTCGACGCCACCGCCCGGGGCTACGTCTGCGAGAACTACGGGCAGCCGTTCGTGCTGCCCGACCTCGGCCCGATCGGCGCCAACGGCCTCGCCAACGCAAGGGACTTCCGGGCCCCGGTCGCGGCGTACGAGGACGACGGGGACGCGGGGCGCCCGGTCGAGGTGGTCAACAAGTTCTGCGGCAACCTCTGGTCGGCGACGTACGACCACTCACCACTCGATGTCGTCGCCTGGCACGGCAACCACGTGCCGTACGTCTACGATCTGCACCGGTTCAACGTCATCGGCTCCATCAGCTACGACCACCCGGACCCGTCGATCTTCACGGTGCTGACCTCGCCCTCGGACACCCCCGGCCTCGCGGGCGTGGACTTCGTCGTCTTCGCACCGCGCTGGCTGGTCGGCGAGGACACCTTCCGCCCGCCGTACTTCCACCGCAACGTGATGAGCGAGTACATGGGCCTGATCGAGGGCGCGTACGACGCCAAGTCTGCGGGGAAGGGCGGATTCGTGGCGGGCGGCGGCTCACTGCACAACATGATGTCGGCGCACGGTCCCGACCGGGAGACCTTCGACCGGGCGAGCGCGGCGGAGCTGAAGCCGCAGAAGATCGACGACGGTCTCGCCTTCATGTTCGAAACCCGCTGGCCGCTCACGGCGACCGGCCAGGCGGCGGGCGCCGGCCATCTCCAGCACGGTTACGACGACGTGTGGCAGGGTCTGAGCCGCAACTTCCGGCCGTAG
- a CDS encoding GntR family transcriptional regulator — protein MNQANEVNHTPAFAPDSLVLNRKLPLWYQVSQSLRASILGRPRDASLRLPTEEQLAGHYGVSVLTMRQALKELETEGLISRHRRRGTFIEPRARRVSPVRLLGSIDAIVAQQSGERTTVLGHGPAAVAGDLAEFFPGCAEVVNYRRLRCDGETGEPTNWAENALRPELAERLDVADLERWPMTKVLRDTLGVRISRITDTVEARLADPVTADLLQVPLLSPILHYTGVTYDESGQVVDVARIRYRGDRFSFSVTVEAH, from the coding sequence ATGAACCAGGCGAACGAGGTGAATCACACGCCCGCCTTTGCCCCGGACTCGCTGGTCCTGAACCGGAAGCTTCCCCTGTGGTACCAGGTCTCGCAGTCCCTGCGGGCGTCGATACTGGGCCGCCCGCGGGACGCCTCCCTGCGGCTGCCCACCGAGGAACAGCTCGCCGGGCACTACGGCGTCAGTGTCCTCACCATGCGTCAGGCGCTCAAGGAACTGGAGACGGAGGGCCTGATCAGCAGGCACCGGCGGCGCGGCACGTTCATCGAACCGCGGGCCCGGCGCGTCTCACCCGTCCGGCTGCTGGGGTCGATCGACGCGATCGTCGCCCAGCAGTCGGGCGAGCGGACAACCGTTCTCGGCCACGGCCCGGCGGCCGTGGCCGGTGACCTCGCCGAGTTCTTCCCTGGCTGCGCCGAGGTGGTGAACTACCGGCGGCTGCGCTGTGACGGGGAGACGGGCGAGCCGACGAACTGGGCGGAGAACGCCCTTCGCCCGGAGCTCGCGGAGCGGCTCGACGTGGCCGATCTCGAACGCTGGCCGATGACCAAGGTGCTCCGCGACACCTTGGGGGTACGGATCTCCCGGATCACCGACACCGTCGAAGCGCGCCTGGCCGACCCGGTCACCGCCGACCTGCTCCAGGTGCCCCTGCTCAGCCCGATCCTCCACTACACGGGGGTGACGTACGACGAGAGCGGCCAGGTGGTCGATGTGGCCCGCATCCGCTACCGGGGCGACCGCTTCTCGTTCTCGGTCACGGTCGAAGCGCACTGA